The Prochlorococcus sp. MIT 1300 genome has a window encoding:
- the psbF gene encoding cytochrome b559 subunit beta, whose translation MTQSSSNPLQATNVRTYPIFTVRWLAVHTLAIPTVFFLGAIAAMQFIRR comes from the coding sequence ATGACTCAATCATCATCCAATCCGCTTCAGGCCACCAACGTTCGTACTTATCCGATCTTTACTGTTCGGTGGCTTGCAGTTCACACCTTGGCCATCCCAACGGTGTTCTTCCTTGGTGCGATTGCTGCCATGCAATTTATCCGACGCTGA
- the psbE gene encoding cytochrome b559 subunit alpha, with protein MAAGSTGERPFFEIITSVRYWIIHAVTLPAIFIAGFLFVSTGLAYDTFGTPRPDAYYQASETKAPVVSQRFESKSQLDLRLQ; from the coding sequence ATGGCTGCCGGCTCTACCGGGGAACGCCCGTTTTTTGAGATCATCACCAGTGTCCGTTATTGGATTATCCATGCTGTGACCCTGCCGGCGATCTTCATTGCAGGATTCTTGTTTGTGTCTACAGGCCTTGCCTATGACACCTTCGGAACTCCACGACCAGATGCTTATTACCAGGCGTCTGAAACTAAGGCTCCAGTTGTGAGCCAGCGCTTCGAATCGAAGTCCCAACTAGACCTGCGCTTGCAATAA